GTTCCATTCTGTTGACCTTGCTCATAGTTGGTTCTCAACAGCCTCGTGTAGAATTTAGTACCACAGAGGTCGGAAACACTCCGTTGTTGAGTCTGTCTTTCCCTATTAAAGGTTTGTTCAAGGACTTTTGGTAAAGATATTATTACGCCCACCATactcttttgttttaacgCTTGGTCGAACCACGCAGAAAGAAGCCACCAGAGGGGACAATCTAACTTTACCATCCGGCCGGAAATGGTGTACGAAAGTATGGCAGAGGCCCGAGAGGAGTTCAAAAGCCGGAAAGCACTGGAGGAGCAGCTCTTCCATCAGCAGGTTAATAGAACCGAACAAACCGCTTCCTCCTACCACCAGCAGGTCACCACACTCAGTCCTGAAATGCGCAACGTTAGCGATTCGGCCGTGTTGGCTGAAACTTCCGTCCGCATCTTGCTGGAAAAAGAGCAGATACCCATCGAAGAACTCCAATCCGTTGACGCTAGTCCACTTCTCAAAGAATGGGTCCATTGCTCTGTCACGCCCGTCAAGAAAAATTGTCGCCCTGGTGACAAGTTTCGGACTCTTGACGGCTCATGCAATAATTTGCATGCTCCCGAAAAAGGAGCGACTCTACAGCCGTTCCGCCGCATCCTCCCGCCTGTCTATGATGATGGATATTCATCTCCGAGAACGAAGTCCGTCTTGGGGAACGACCAGTTCTTGCTGTCTGCCAGAGAAATCAGTCGCCGTTTCACCGACAATGCAGAGCCAGTTGCCATTGAAACCAAGCTGTCAATGCTGTTTCTCACGTGGGGCCAATTTCTCGATCATGATATGACAAACACTGGATCCTCAAAAGGTTCCTACCACTGACCACATAACTACCGTTTTCATGTacctaatttcttttttgaaaaaccgaAGGAGAAAATGGAAGTGCCATCACTTGTTGCGGCCAGCGCAAGCAACATCCAGAATGCTTTCCAATTCAAGTTGATAAAACTGACCCGTTTTACGCAGACAAAGGCGTCCATTGTCTAGATTTCGTCCGCTCAGCACCAGCCCCCCAATGCAGAATAAGTAATTAGGCAGTAGTTCAATGAAGCTGTGAAAACTTTTTGTTTATCCGGAATTCAATACCGTGTAGATGGAAGAGAGCAGTTCAACCAAGCCTCCGCTTACATTGATGGTTCCATGATTTACGCAACCACTCGTCTTGAGGCAGATATCAGATTAAGGGCTCACATTAATGGCAATATGAGGGGTCGACTCTATCAAGATGGACGCTGGATGCTTCCCATTTCTGCCGAGCCAAAAGACGGATGCAATAGGGATGAGCTTATCAAACAAAGCCGTTACTGTTTCAAAGCGggtaacaaaatttttaaatcttcagACGGGAAAATAGGAAGCTCTAGTCTTTTAAATTTGCTAATACCTATCTCTGCTAACGACCTAAAGGTGATGGAAGGGTGAACGAACAAATCGGATTAACTGCTATGCATACTGTTTGGATGCGTGAGCACAACCGAATCGCCAATGAATTAGCCGATATGAACAAACATTGGGATGACACACGTATTTATGAAGAGACCAGGCGCATTGTTATTGCTCAACTGCAGCACATCAGCTATAACGAATTCGTGCCTCTGCTAATTGGTAAATCATCAATTAGAAATTCATAAGAACAAACTCCTTGTACCTTCTACGTTCAGGGGAAAAATTGGCTGAGCATTTGAAATTGCGACCACTTGTTAGCGACTACGACAGCAGTTACAATAAGGAAATTGACGCGGGAATTTCCAATGAATTTGCTACAGCGGCGTACCGTTTCGGTCACAGCATGTTACAGGTTTTTGTTTATATTGTGAAAGATATAGATTGAGTCCGTGCTAGACTGTACCAATATTCGATTTACAAAACCAACCATGCAGGGACTAGTGGAACTTTATGGAGCACAGGGGCGTAACGTCGATTACATGCAATTCACGAGAATTCTTTTCAATCCCGTTTGCCTTGTGGGATTTCGGCAAATTAGACGCAGTAGTACGAGGCAATGCCCAGCAGTGTCCTAGAAAATTAGACACGTCATTCTCCACTCAAGTATCACTCCGTTCCAGCATATTACTAGTCTAGCTTTGCTTGAATCAAATAGCGGACAATAATTGATTCTTTATCACAGGTTACCAACCACTTGTTTCAACCAGAAAAATCACATCAtggctttgatttgtttgcaCTAAATATACAAAGAGGGAGAGATCATGGCCTAGCACCGTATAACCAGTGGCGTGAGTTATGCAATCTTTCGCCCGTAAATGACTGGCCCAGTTTAGAGAAGGAAATGCGGGCATCTTCTTTTGTCGTTATCAAACAAATTTATCAGTAAACTaactatttttattctttctatAAATTGAGAATCCATGCTTACCTAGTTTGTCTGCAGAGATGTTAAGGACATCGATCTCTACGTCGGAATCCTGGCCGAGAATCCTCTACTGGACGGTATTCTTGGTCCTGTTGGTAGTTGTATTATTGCCGACCAATTCCTGCGTTCAAAAGTTGGAGATCGTTTCTGGTACGAAACCGACGATTCTGCCATCCGTTTCACATCTGGTAATCTAGAAATCAGATTTCGTTTAATTCTTGCGCAATTTTTGAATCGATTGTTTCATTGTAGATCAACTGAAGGAGATCCGTAAGACAACTCTAGCTAGAGTGTTGTGCGACAATGGTGATGCGATGGACGCCATTCAGTTGAAATCAATGGAGATTGTAAGTGAATCCAATCCAAGGAAACGTTGCGCTGGTGACGATATACCGTTAATGGATCTATCCAGCTGGGAGGATGgattgttttctctttctgtcTGAAGTTAATCTCATCAACTTAGTTTGTAGAAAGGCATGGTTTTACAAGTTGACTTGAAACGGACTGGAAAAATATTCAACTCCATTTTTGCCAAATCTCCAATTATTTTAGAACAAAAACAGTGATGTATTTCAAAAGCCGTTTATTATAGTATTGCCGTTGCACTACATAATTCGTTTTTAGTCAAATGAattaaagaggaaaaaaatgtaagttGTATTAATAACGGCCGTAGACTCCGTATCTGCGTCCGTACACAAGGCCATGTCCGATATCGAATCGTCCATATACGCCTCTATATAAGAAGTGTATTGGCAATTAATTAATAGTTAATGGtaacaaatattttaatttatttcttaCATCAAGCTAAGAATCCAAACGGCAACCAGTACATCATTGTTTCAGTACTACACTATAGAGCACAGACTTACACGAATAAGAAACCTACTATTCCTACTCCGAGACGCCCTACCCGCACTTGTGTTAGGCACAGTAAGGaagtagaagtaaaaagaGGTGCAAGTATTGAACTGGAATGGCTTTTACATCATTGATAAAAGAAACACTTAGCTTTTTTTCACACCCAATATGTAGAGAAATAATAGGATCATGCATCTGTTTTCTTTGATAAACGACCTTGGTCACAATGCTACATTACATTGCTCGCAATGTTCACAAAGTGATAAAAATGGGACAGTTATTGAAATTCTTTAAACAAtgacaaatttttattttcggcCTGACACTTCTGCCTCTGCCCAGCAAAATAAGGCAGACCTACATCCATTAACGTAGTCAACTGAATCATTGATGGGCAAAAGCATGACGTACGTATGTTTGAATTCGCAATTattaagagaaaaaatttaCAGTGCAATGGAAATCAGCGTAATTTCTAATGGGCTGTAAGCCTGGTCGGCCTTCGGCCTGGTACTTCATTATTCCGTATTGGATATTTTTTCGTTGACGGCAACATGGGATACCAGTCATACCCCTGCGAATCACCCAAAATCAGCTGAGAGCTAAACTGAAGTTACAGTTTTTGTGGCTACAGATATAGTCATATGACTCTAGTTGGACCACGTGCCTGTTTGTAATCCTGAAATCGCAAGTTGAAAAGACCTGATAAATACTTGATTGTCAAAGAATAATGCAGTGAAACTGACACTAGAACAAACAAGTAAGTCATTGCCAATGAATAGACTATTTCAAGTAcactaaaatttaatttaagaTCAATTTTCAATCCATCCAATTAATACATCTGCAGTGCCAGGGTAAACTTCATGGTTGAGTATAGCATGATTGAGTAATGGGGTGCAATGAAAGCAACAAGCCCATGTTGAAAGTTGCATCTTGCATATGTTTACAATTTTGATTCCTCCGTAACACCCATCTGATGTGGAAAGTCTGATATGTGATTTGTTTATTGGCTGAAAAAGGCAATCAACCACCCATATTTACATATACATTTGTTTTGAGAGGATGATGAGGATGTAAGTCCATTTTGATTGCTTGGATTTGAAACTCCCAGCTTTTTGTGTTGCCTATTTCAAGACAGCAATAataacccccccaaaaaatgtgCAAAACGTTCTCATCTGTTCTTTTCCATGAAAAGGGAAGGGAAacttaataataattaatctACTGCTGAAGTACCTCTGGTAATTCTGTACAACTGAATCAGCTCTAGTTGGTAAGATTAAACAAGTTTAGTTGCTTCCTTGATGATTCTGACATTCTTACCACTCAATTCAATTTAGGATATGACATTACTTTGTGTACATAAGAGTTCCGCTTCCCTGTGCTGCATCTATGTGCATCCATAGAACGAATTCTTGACATATCCCAGCGATCTCATCAAGGAGATCTGTAGAGCCTACTACGGTAGTTGCTGTGGCTAGGAACAATAAAAAGTGTCAATAGCTGGCAAGATTTTGATACTGCTAATTATATTCACCGGCTGTGGCTGATACCATAGATGGTATGGCACCCTCATTGAGAGCTTGTTTTAATTCTTCTCGAAGATAAGTGAATTTTATTCTAACATCAGTATCCTCATCCACTAAGAAAGATTGGATGTGCCTGTTCCTTAGAAGAAGCaagttttcttgtttgaaTAATCGGCATCTTTGGACGTCAAAACCACTAGGCGACGTGATGCAATCGCTTTTTCCTTAAATCTCGACAAAATCTGAGGTCAGTTTCCTACTTTTGATCGATTCAACGCAGTTCTGTTTGCTAGAAATTGCAGCCTCGtaagtgaagaaaaaaagtata
This genomic interval from Daphnia magna isolate NIES linkage group LG8, ASM2063170v1.1, whole genome shotgun sequence contains the following:
- the LOC116928563 gene encoding LOW QUALITY PROTEIN: peroxidase (The sequence of the model RefSeq protein was modified relative to this genomic sequence to represent the inferred CDS: deleted 1 base in 1 codon), which gives rise to MHEPLQRDYIEVSTSSYQRSLESHRRWRLCLWIGLGSTAIVCSILLTLLIVGSQQPRVEFSTTEVGNTPLLSLSFPIKERSHQRGQSNFTIRPEMVYESMAEAREEFKSRKALEEQLFHQQVNRTEQTASSYHQQVTTLSPEMRNVSDSAVLAETSVRILLEKEQIPIEELQSVDASPLLKEWVHCSVTPVKKNCRPGDKFRTLDGSCNNLHAPEKGATLQPFRRILPPVYDDGYSSPRTKSVLGNDQFLLSAREISRRFTDNAEPVAIETKLSMLFLTWGQFLDHDMTNTGSSKGENGSAITCCGQRKQHPECFPIQVDKTDPFYADKGVHCLDFVRSAPAPQCRINGREQFNQASAYIDGSMIYATTRLEADIRLRAHINGNMRGRLYQDGRWMLPISAEPKDGCNRDELIKQSRYCFKAGDGRVNEQIGLTAMHTVWMREHNRIANELADMNKHWDDTRIYEETRRIVIAQLQHISYNEFVPLLIGEKLAEHLKLRPLVSDYDSSYNKEIDAGISNEFATAAYRFGHSMLQGLVELYGAQGRNVDYMQFTRILFNPFALWDFGKLDAVVRGNAQQCPRKLDTSFSTQVTNHLFQPEKSHHGFDLFALNIQRGRDHGLAPYNQWRELCNLSPVNDWPSLEKEMRASSFVVIKQIYQDVKDIDLYVGILAENPLLDGILGPVGSCIIADQFLRSKVGDRFWYETDDSAIRFTSDQLKEIRKTTLARVLCDNGDAMDAIQLKSMEIVSESNPRKRCAGDDIPLMDLSSWEDGLFSLSV